The following are encoded in a window of Loxodonta africana isolate mLoxAfr1 chromosome Y, mLoxAfr1.hap2, whole genome shotgun sequence genomic DNA:
- the LOC135229053 gene encoding E3 SUMO-protein ligase ZBED1 has product MDTKGLDSSQADLKLVAHPRAKSKVWKYFGFDTDAEGCILQWKKIYCRICMAQIAYSGNTSNLSYHLEKNHPEEFCEFVKSNTEQMREAFATAFSKLKPESSQQVTPDTLAAKSAHGYESKRQQELTAAVMSFICEGLYPASIVDEPTFRLLLKTAEPRYELPSRKFFCTKAIPEKYGAVREVVLRELRDALWCGVSTDMWRSGNQNRAYVTLAAHFLTSASPNSLSVVSRCLKTFEVPEENAAETITRVLYEAFIEWGISTKVFGATTDSGKDIAKACSLLDIPVQMPCLGQTFNIGIQRAFQLPKLGSLLSRCRKLVEYFQQSAVAMYMLYQKQKQQNVAHCMLVSNRVSWWGSTLAMLQRLKEQQFVIAAVLVEDSNNHHLMLEATEWATIEGLVDLLQPFKQVAEMLSASKHPTISMVKPLLHMLLNTTLNIKETDSKEISMAKEVIAKELSKTYQETPEIDMFLNVATFLDPRYKRLPFLSAFERQQVENRVVEEAKGLLDKVKDGSYQLAEDKMYTLPEEPPVKKLTLVSTPPPSSVINNMLAEIFCQSGGVEDQEEWHAQVVEELSNFKSQKVLGLSEDPLKWWSDRLALFPVLPKVLQKYWCVAATRVFPERLFGSSANVVSAKRNRLAPAHVDEQVFLYENARSGAEAELEDEDEGEWGLDQEQMFPLGEAVSVNSGFFGIRDSGFI; this is encoded by the coding sequence ATGGACACCAAGGGCCTGGACAGCTCACAGGCTGACCTGAAGCTGGTGGCGCACCCGCGCGCCAAAAGCAAGGTGTGGAAGTACTTTGGCTTCGACACGGACGCCGAGGGATGCATTCTGCAGTGGAAGAAAATCTACTGCCGTATCTGCATGGCCCAGATCGCCTACTCCGGCAACACCTCCAACCTCTCCTACCACCTGGAGAAGAACCACCCCGAGGAATTCTGTGAGTTCGTCAAGAGCAACACCGAGCAGATGCGCGAAGCCTTCGCCACCGCCTTCTCCAAGCTGAAGCCCGAGTCCTCGCAGCAGGTGACCCCGGACACACTGGCCGCCAAGTCGGCCCACGGCTACGAGAGCAAGCGGCAGCAGGAGCTGACGGCCGCCGTCATGAGCTTCATCTGCGAGGGCCTGTACCCCGCGTCCATCGTGGACGAGCCCACCTTCCGGCTCCTGCTGAAGACGGCCGAGCCCCGCTACGAGCTGCCCAGCAGGAAGTTCTTCTGCACCAAGGCCATCCCCGAGAAGTACGGCGCCGTCCGCGAGGTCGTCCTCCGGGAGCTGCGTGACGCCCTGTGGTGCGGTGTCTCCACGGACATGTGGCGCAGTGGTAACCAGAACCGTGCCTACGTGACGCTGGCCGCCCACTTCCTCACCAGCGCGTCCCCCAACTCGCTCTCGGTGGTGTCCCGGTGCCTCAAGACATTCGAGGTGCCGGAGGAGAACGCGGCGGAGACCATCACGCGCGTGCTCTACGAGGCCTTCATCGAGTGGGGCATCAGCACCAAGGTCTTCGGGGCCACCACTGACTCCGGCAAGGACATCGCCAAGGCCTGCTCGCTGCTGGACATCCCGGTCCAGATGCCGTGCCTCGGGCAGACCTTCAACATCGGTATCCAGCGGGCGTTCCAGCTGCCCAAGCTGGGCAGCCTGCTGTCGCGCTGCCGCAAGCTGGTGGAGTACTTCCAGCAGTCGGCGGTGGCCATGTACATGCTATACCAGAAGCAGAAACAGCAGAATGTCGCGCACTGCATGTTGGTGAGCAACCGGGTGTCCTGGTGGGGCAGCACACTGGCCATGCTGCAGCGCCTGAAGGAGCAGCAGTTTGTCATCGCGGCTGTGCTGGTGGAGGACAGCAACAACCATCAtctgatgctggaagccaccGAGTGGGCCACCATCGAAGGCTTGGTGGACCTCCTGCAGCCCTTCAAGCAGGTGGCCGAGATGCTCTCCGCCTCCAAGCACCCCACAATCAGCATGGTCAAACCGCTTTTGCACATGCTCCTAAACACGACACTCAACATCAAAGAGACCGACTCTAAAGAGATCAGCATGGCCAAAGAGGTCATAGCCAAGGAGCTCTCCAAGACCTACCAGGAGACGCCCGAGATCGACATGTTTCTCAACGTTGCCACCTTCCTGGACCCACGTTATAAGAGGCTGCCCTTCCTCTCGGCGTTCGAACGTCAGCAGGTGGAGAATAGGGTGGTGGAGGAGGCCAAGGGGCTGTTGGACAAGGTCAAGGACGGCAGCTACCAGCTGGCCGAGGACAAGATGTACACGCTGCCCGAGGAGCCGCCGGTGAAGAAGCTCACGCTGGTGTCCACGCCGCCTCCCAGCAGCGTCATCAACAACATGCTGGCCGAGATCTTCTGCCAGTCGGGTGGCGTGGAGGACCAGGAGGAATGGCATGCCCAGGTGGTGGAGGAGCTGAGTAACTTCAAATCCCAGAAGGTGCTGGGTCTCAGCGAGGACCCACTCAAGTGGTGGTCTGACCGCCTGGCCCTGTTCCCTGTGTTGCCCAAAGTCCTCCAGAAGTACTGGTGTGTGGCGGCCACCCGTGTCTTCCCCGAGCGTCTCTTCGGCTCCTCGGCCAACGTGGTGAGTGCCAAGCGGAACCGCCTGGCCCCAGCCCATGTGGACGAGCAGGTCTTCCTGTACGAGAATGCCCGGAGTGGGGCAGAGGCCGAGCTGGAGGATGAGGACGAGGGGGAGTGGGGCCTGGACCAGGAGCAGATGTTCCCCTTGGGGGAGGCCGTCAGCGTCAACAGTGGCTTCTTCGGGATCCGCGACAGCGGGTTCATTTAG